Sequence from the Anaerolineae bacterium genome:
TATCGGGCAGAGGGGGCAGCTGCTGGCCGGGCCCGAAGTCTTGGCTTGGGTGACCATTGCCATTGGGCTGGCGCTGCGCTTGGCGCCCATCGCCGAGGATCCTCTCCATCCCGACGAGTGTCTCTACGCCTCCTGGGCCCTGGCCGTGCGCGAAGGCGACCTCTGGCTGCGCGGGCCGGTCATAGACAAGCCCCCCGGCTTCCCCTACCTCCTGGCTCTCTGGTCCACTGTCATCGGGCCCGGTCCGACGGCGCTCCGCCTGCTCGGGGCACTGGCCTCGCTGGTCGCGATGGTGCTTTTCTTTCGCGTAGCGCGCCGCAGCTGGGGTGAATGGCCTGCTTGGGCCGGACTGACGCTAGTGGCCTTGTCGCCTGCAGCGGTGGCGCTGGATGGCGCGGCGCTAACTGATCCCCCGGCCGTGGCTCTGGCGATGGGAGGGATAGCCGCAGCCCTAAGCGGAGCGCCCATCCAGGCTGGGCTGTGGCTCGGCCTGGCGGGCGCGACCAAGCCCCAGCTCCTGGCCTATGCGCCCGCTGTGCTTGGCGTGTTGCCAGGGCGCAGTGGCAGGGCCGTGGCCAAGGCATGTGTGGGGTTGGCGGCGGTCGTCGCGGTCGTGGTGCTATGGGAGTGGGTGCGGGCGCCGCGGATGGGGTGGGCGTCAGCGGCGTACCTCAACTACGGGTTAAGTGGTGCCACAGGGCGGGCCGACGCAGGCGAATGGGCGGCGCTGCTGGGGTGGATCTGGGGCACGCGCCCGGCCCAGGCGGTGTGGATCCTGGCCGTGGTAGGCGCGCTGGTGGCCACCGTGGGTGGGCTGTCGAAGGCCACCCGACCGGGGCCGGCGCTCGGGATCGCTGCGTCGGCTTTCGCGTATCTCGCCGTGCATCTGGCGGTGGGCGCGCCCCCCTGGGACCGGTACTTGCTGGCTCTCATCCCGCTCGCGGGCCTGGCCTTCGCCTGGGCGGTCTCGCGGCTGGGCGCTGGCCTCACCGGCCCCGCCCGGGCCTTAGTGGGGCCTCTCTTCGGGGCAGCGCTGGCGGCCGCGCTAGTGACGCCGGCGCTCGAAGCGAGTAGGAGCATGTTGCCTTTGGGCGACACGTCGCGCTGGCAGGGCATCGAGGGTCTGGCCGACTACGTGAGAGGGCAGGTTCCAGGGCGGGCCACCATCCTGCACCGGGATCTCGGCTGGCAGGTGAGTTACTATCTGGCCGGATATCCTCAGGACTTCCGTTGGTATCGCGACAGAGAGCAGCTGGTGGACGAGTGTGCGCGCGCCAACCCAGCATATGTGTTGGTGGTGGCGGACGAGCCGGGGCTGGGAGACCTGGAACACCTGGCGTCGGAGGGGTTCCGCCTGGGCCTGCGGCACGCCACTTACCGTCGGGACGGCCATCCGGCCCTGCTACTTTACCTGGTGGAGGGGAAGAGCGATGGCCGGTAACGGCGGCCGCCTGGGCAGGGCAGATGTCGCGGCTTTGGGGCTGATCGGGCTGCTGCCCATTGGATTCCTGTATCGGCTGTGCCTCGCTGGGCAGATCCTTTATGGTCCGGACGCCCTAGCGTACTTCTACCCCATGTACGAGTACGCCACGGGCCGGCTGCTGTCCGGCGAGCTTCCTCTGTGGAACCCTCACCTGTTCCTGGGAGCGCCCTTTCTGGCCAATCCCCAGGCAGGCGTCCTGTACCCGGTGCACCTGGCGTTGGCCTGGCTATCCGCTCCATCGCTGGCTACTGCCTCCCTGGCCATCCACTACGGGCTAGCAGGCGCGTCCACTTACCTCTTGGCGCGAGCGGGCCTCGGATATGGGAGGTGGCCTGCCCTGGGGGCCGCGGCAACGTTCGCCCTCAGCGGGCTACTGGGGGCCCAGGCAGAGCACTTCAACCAGGTGGAGGCGCTGGCCTGGTTGCCCCTGCAGGTGCTGGCCGTAGAGTTGGGAGCCATCCGGCGCCTCACCTCTGCCGCCGGACGGCGTCTCTGGCTGCTGGTCGCGATGACGCTTAGTGCGGTCCAGCTCCTCACCGGGCATTCCCAGGCAGGCTACATTGCGCATATCACCCTGGTGGCATACGCAGCAGTTCGCCTGATGGCGGAGACGACTGGCTGGCCGAAGATAGCAGGTCGGTGGGGCAGAGCGCTTCTCTTCATCGGTGCCGGTGCTGCGGGGGGCATGGCGCTGTCGGCGGTGCAGGTATTGCCCACACTGGAGCTGGCAGAGCTGTCGGTACGTGCCGGGGGGCTGTCCTACCGGCAGGCAGTCTCCTTCTCCTTCGGTCCTCGGTCGTGGTTGCTGGGCCTCTTGCCCCACTACGGGGCGGAGGCCCCCTACAGCGAATACGTCGCCTACGCGGGCGTGGTGGGGACCGGGCTGGCCGTTCTTGGAGTCTGCCGGGGGACGTCGAGCCGCCCCAGGTGGGCGGTGGCCTTGGTGGCTCTGGGTGCCTTCCTGGCCTTGGGTGGCTACAACCCCTTCTACTACCTGCTCTATCGGCTGGTGCCGGGGATAGGGCTGTTCCGCGCCCCGGCGCGCTGGCTGGTGATGTCGCTTCTGGGGGCAAGCGTTCTGGTAGCAGAGGGGATAGCGGCCGCCGAGAGCGGAAGGCAATGGGCTCTCCCTCGGCGATGGTGGGGGCTGGGCTTTGCCTTGACAGCGGCGGTCACTGCCCTCCTGTGGCTGCTGGCCGACCCAAGGCCACAGCCGGTTACAGTGGCAGGCTGGCTGGCGGCGGGCGTGGCGCTCCTCCTGACGGTGCGGCTGGCTCCGCGCAGAAGGATGGGCACGGCCTTGATGGTTCTCGTGCTGGTCGAGCTCTTCGCTGCTTCTCAGCGCCTGCCGTACAACCAGACCACTGCGTCCTACGTGTACGAGGCCCAGCGTCGGTCGGTTCAGGTGCTGCTCCAGGAGGCGGGCCTGAGCCGCTTCCTCAGCCTGTCGGATCCGCAGTTCGACTCCGGCGACATGGGCGATCTGCTAGCGTCCCTGGGTGAAGGGCTGAATGCCGAGGGGCGCTACGGCCTGCTGGTGGGGGCCAAGTCTCAGGAGGTGCTGTCGAGGAACCTGGCTCTCAAGTGGGGGCTCTACGCCGTAGATGGGTACGACGGCGGAGTGCTGCCCACGGCAGACCACCTGGCTTTCCAGTCTCTGTACTTGCCGGCGGAAGAGGTGGCGGCTGACGGCAGGATGAGCGAGGCCCTGAGGAGCGTGCCTCCGGAGAGGCTGCTGGCCCTGGCTAGCGTCGGGTATCTGCTGCGGGACCGCCTAGATGATCTGTGGCTGGAGGGAGTCTACTACGACCTGGGGTTCTCCCTGCCGGGAGGCCTGGACGCTCCGGAGGCAACGCTAAGCCTGCCGCGCTTCCCGGCAACCGATCTGGGGCTGGTCTTGGGCCGGCCCACCAACGCAGACGCCGCCGAGGGCCTGGCGGCACGGATTAGCCTCGATGGGATGGTGGTGGGCGAAATACGGTGGGACGGCGATGCATTCATTGCCTGGGGAAGCGATGGTGCCTCGGTGGAGGTGGCGCCGGTGCCTGGCCGACCTGACCTCAGACACGTGTCCCTGCGACTACTTTCGGCCCCAACATACGGCGACAGGCTGGAGGTTCAGTGGGTGAGCGATGCGCTTTCTGGCGCGTCCTGGGCTGAAGGGGAGCCCGTCCGCAATGGCGGTGCCTTCACTGTGGCGGCAGCATCGCTGATCAACCGCGCGGCCGGCGTGGGCGTGCCGGTGGCTCTCTCGCAGATCGATGGGATCGTGCCCATCCACCTGGGAGACGTGAAGGTGTCGTCCGTGGAGCGTTCGCTGCCTCGGGCCTACTTCAGTTCGTGTGTAGTCCGGGTGCCTGGCGAGGCAGAAGCCATGGAAATCCTGCGGGATTCGGGCTTCGATCCTCGGCGGCGCACAGTCTTGGTGGGCGGCGAGGGGATGGCCTGCGATGCGGAGGGATGGCTGGCAGCGGAGGTGGTATCCTACGCCCCGGAGCGGGTGGTGGTGGAGGTGCTGGCATCGCGACCTGGGCACCTAGTCCTTACCGACTCGTTCTACCCCGGCTGGAGAGCGGAGGTGGACGGAGTTGAGGTGGAGGTGGAGCGCGCCAACTGGTTCTTCCGCTCGGTGGCGGTGGAGGGCGGCCACCACCGGGTGGAGTTCGTCTATCGCCCGGACAGCGTGCGCTGGGGAGCGGTGGCCAGCTGCCTGGCGGTGGTCCTGCTGCTGATTACGGGGGCGCTGTGGGCGCGACTGGGAGCGTCCTAAGGCGGCGGGGAGACAATGGGAGGAATGCGGTCGACCGAAGGGCGCGCGACGTGTATAATCGGGTGAGGCTTGCAGTTAGGCATCGAAGGAGGTGGCCCGTGAGGACGTTCAACCAGGTAGTGACAGTCGTGGCCTTGCTCATTATGCTAGTACTCTTGCCCATCATCGCCACCATCCCGGACGCAGTGGTACAGGCGGTGCAGAACGCCACCTTCTCGGTCGAGCCCTGGGTGGCTACCTCGGCCGGCAGAGTAGTGGTCGGAGTGGTGGCGGCGGCGCTGTGGCTCCTCACCATCTGGCTTCTGTGGCGCGAGTTTCGGCGGGCGGGCGATGACGAGATACGGGTGACGGCGGTGGAGGGCGGCAGAGCTCGTGTTGCCTCTGCGTCAGTGGCCAAGTTGCTGGAAAGGCGCGTTTCATCAATTTCCTCGGTGCGGCAGGTGACGGCCCGAGTTCGGCAGACGCGCGAGGGAGTGGTGGCCGATCTGCAGATCGTCACGGCCGATGGGGTCATGATCCCCGAGGTCACGCGGTCTGCCATCGCGGAGGCGCGACAGGCGTTGGAGCAGGAGATCGGGGCCAAGGTGGCCGATGTGGACGTGCGCGTGCGCGAAGTGGGTCTGGCGGAGGCGCGCCCCGCGGTAGCGCCGCCGCCCACGGCAGTGCGGCCGGAGGAAGAAG
This genomic interval carries:
- a CDS encoding YfhO family protein, which encodes MAGNGGRLGRADVAALGLIGLLPIGFLYRLCLAGQILYGPDALAYFYPMYEYATGRLLSGELPLWNPHLFLGAPFLANPQAGVLYPVHLALAWLSAPSLATASLAIHYGLAGASTYLLARAGLGYGRWPALGAAATFALSGLLGAQAEHFNQVEALAWLPLQVLAVELGAIRRLTSAAGRRLWLLVAMTLSAVQLLTGHSQAGYIAHITLVAYAAVRLMAETTGWPKIAGRWGRALLFIGAGAAGGMALSAVQVLPTLELAELSVRAGGLSYRQAVSFSFGPRSWLLGLLPHYGAEAPYSEYVAYAGVVGTGLAVLGVCRGTSSRPRWAVALVALGAFLALGGYNPFYYLLYRLVPGIGLFRAPARWLVMSLLGASVLVAEGIAAAESGRQWALPRRWWGLGFALTAAVTALLWLLADPRPQPVTVAGWLAAGVALLLTVRLAPRRRMGTALMVLVLVELFAASQRLPYNQTTASYVYEAQRRSVQVLLQEAGLSRFLSLSDPQFDSGDMGDLLASLGEGLNAEGRYGLLVGAKSQEVLSRNLALKWGLYAVDGYDGGVLPTADHLAFQSLYLPAEEVAADGRMSEALRSVPPERLLALASVGYLLRDRLDDLWLEGVYYDLGFSLPGGLDAPEATLSLPRFPATDLGLVLGRPTNADAAEGLAARISLDGMVVGEIRWDGDAFIAWGSDGASVEVAPVPGRPDLRHVSLRLLSAPTYGDRLEVQWVSDALSGASWAEGEPVRNGGAFTVAAASLINRAAGVGVPVALSQIDGIVPIHLGDVKVSSVERSLPRAYFSSCVVRVPGEAEAMEILRDSGFDPRRRTVLVGGEGMACDAEGWLAAEVVSYAPERVVVEVLASRPGHLVLTDSFYPGWRAEVDGVEVEVERANWFFRSVAVEGGHHRVEFVYRPDSVRWGAVASCLAVVLLLITGALWARLGAS